In Streptantibioticus cattleyicolor NRRL 8057 = DSM 46488, a genomic segment contains:
- a CDS encoding helix-turn-helix domain-containing protein, whose protein sequence is MATPLTHLYSSDLLDPDQAAEYAGVRPVTIRQWKLRGLLRPALTGDGHRTRHLYARPDLDALMATRQAKTPKR, encoded by the coding sequence ATGGCCACACCGCTCACGCACCTGTACAGCAGCGATCTTCTCGATCCCGATCAAGCCGCCGAGTACGCCGGAGTCCGGCCCGTCACCATCCGCCAGTGGAAACTCCGGGGACTGCTGCGCCCGGCGCTCACCGGCGACGGACACCGCACCCGCCACCTGTACGCGCGCCCCGACCTCGACGCGCTCATGGCCACCCGGCAGGCGAAGACCCCGAAGCGGTGA
- a CDS encoding HNH endonuclease, which produces MTVRRPRPCLDCGTLTRNASRCDHHQAAWQAQHDQRRGSAAQRGYDTAWRKLAAAAVRNHRTAYGNWCPGWAVPAHPATDLTADHKTPKQQGGTNTADNIQVLCRACNSRKHDRDGYDRPQVTGG; this is translated from the coding sequence GTGACCGTGCGCCGACCACGCCCCTGCCTCGACTGCGGCACGCTCACCCGCAACGCTTCACGCTGCGACCACCACCAAGCTGCCTGGCAAGCCCAGCACGACCAACGCCGGGGTTCCGCCGCCCAACGCGGGTACGACACCGCATGGCGCAAGCTGGCCGCCGCCGCCGTCCGCAATCACCGCACCGCGTACGGCAACTGGTGCCCCGGGTGGGCAGTACCCGCCCACCCGGCCACGGATCTCACAGCCGACCACAAGACCCCGAAACAGCAGGGCGGCACCAACACCGCCGACAACATCCAGGTGCTATGCCGCGCCTGCAACTCCCGCAAGCACGACCGGGACGGCTACGACCGGCCCCAGGTCACCGGCGGCTGA